A portion of the Leucoraja erinacea ecotype New England chromosome 9, Leri_hhj_1, whole genome shotgun sequence genome contains these proteins:
- the si:ch211-10a23.2 gene encoding galectin-related protein A-like isoform X1 produces the protein MQYCFLNKLVKSRENEREHIGGSTFTDFVKPFVGQIKGGLKPSMKMTIMGIVHSKPDRFVLTLISNPLEPETDIGLEVTVSFRERSVVRNAKVSGKWGKEEKNIPYFPFTPMQHFKMEILCEHQQFRVQVDGQQLFDFTYRFQQLQKLTALKITGDLRLTKVV, from the exons ATGCAGTATTGTTTCCTAAACAAACTCGTTAAATCAAGAGAAAATGAACGCGAACATATTGGAGGTTCAACATTTACCGATTTC GTGAAGCCCTTTGTCGGTCAGATCAAAGGTGGGTTGAAGCCATCGATGAAGATGACCATTATGGGGATAGTTCATTCAAAGCCTGACAG ATTTGTGCTAACTCTCATCAGCAACCCTTTGGAACCAGAGACGGACATCGGCCTCGAAGTGACTGTTAGCTTCCGGGAACGCTCAGTTGTTCGAAATGCCAAAGTTTCAGGCAAATGGggaaaagaagagaaaaatatACCTTATTTCCCTTTCACACCTATGCAACACTTCAAG ATGGAAATCCTATGTGAACACCAGCAATTCCGTGTGCAAGTCGACGGACAGCAACTGTTTGACTTCACGTATCGCTTCCAGCAACTACAAAAATTAACTGCATTAAAAATTACAGGTGACCTTCGACTGACAAAAGTAGTTTAA
- the si:ch211-10a23.2 gene encoding galectin-related protein A-like isoform X3, producing the protein MKMTIMGIVHSKPDRFVLTLISNPLEPETDIGLEVTVSFRERSVVRNAKVSGKWGKEEKNIPYFPFTPMQHFKMEILCEHQQFRVQVDGQQLFDFTYRFQQLQKLTALKITGDLRLTKVV; encoded by the exons ATGAAGATGACCATTATGGGGATAGTTCATTCAAAGCCTGACAG ATTTGTGCTAACTCTCATCAGCAACCCTTTGGAACCAGAGACGGACATCGGCCTCGAAGTGACTGTTAGCTTCCGGGAACGCTCAGTTGTTCGAAATGCCAAAGTTTCAGGCAAATGGggaaaagaagagaaaaatatACCTTATTTCCCTTTCACACCTATGCAACACTTCAAG ATGGAAATCCTATGTGAACACCAGCAATTCCGTGTGCAAGTCGACGGACAGCAACTGTTTGACTTCACGTATCGCTTCCAGCAACTACAAAAATTAACTGCATTAAAAATTACAGGTGACCTTCGACTGACAAAAGTAGTTTAA
- the si:ch211-10a23.2 gene encoding galectin-related protein A-like isoform X2, which yields MADNDNTSPVKPFVGQIKGGLKPSMKMTIMGIVHSKPDRFVLTLISNPLEPETDIGLEVTVSFRERSVVRNAKVSGKWGKEEKNIPYFPFTPMQHFKMEILCEHQQFRVQVDGQQLFDFTYRFQQLQKLTALKITGDLRLTKVV from the exons ATGGCGGATAATGACAACACATCACCC GTGAAGCCCTTTGTCGGTCAGATCAAAGGTGGGTTGAAGCCATCGATGAAGATGACCATTATGGGGATAGTTCATTCAAAGCCTGACAG ATTTGTGCTAACTCTCATCAGCAACCCTTTGGAACCAGAGACGGACATCGGCCTCGAAGTGACTGTTAGCTTCCGGGAACGCTCAGTTGTTCGAAATGCCAAAGTTTCAGGCAAATGGggaaaagaagagaaaaatatACCTTATTTCCCTTTCACACCTATGCAACACTTCAAG ATGGAAATCCTATGTGAACACCAGCAATTCCGTGTGCAAGTCGACGGACAGCAACTGTTTGACTTCACGTATCGCTTCCAGCAACTACAAAAATTAACTGCATTAAAAATTACAGGTGACCTTCGACTGACAAAAGTAGTTTAA